GTTGTGGAGCATGAGGTGACCTATCTCGTGGGCAAGGGTGAACCGCCGCCGAACATAGGACTCGTCATTGGCGACCCAAATGTCCGCGCGGTTGGGGGGCGTTATCTTGACCGCTCCCGACCAACCGGCGTTCTGAACGTAGTTCAGATGCACCCCGAGCCACTCCACAATGTCCTCGATGGGAACCGGCGGTTGATGGATACCAAAGGCCTGAAGAAGCTGGCTTGCGGAGGCCCGTTTCTCCCGCATCACCCTCCACTGCGGCTTCCTCAAGGAAATCGTCTTGGCGGTGAGGTCAGATCGCATGGCTCTAGTGTACTGATCGCACTGACCAAATTTTCAGTGGCCGCAGTCTCCCGTCAGCGGCGATTTTTGAGCGGAAACTTGACACGCCCGCAGGCGACGCTCAAGCCCCTATGGGGTAGGCAAATGGGCGACAAGTGGACTTGTTGATAACAGGCTCCACCCATGATCCCAAATTATGGGACGCGTCCTACTCCTCACATTGTGTTCATCTGGCCCGTTCTCTTGAGTCGTCCCTATAGGTAACCGCGAGCTTTGCTCGATGCTTGGCCGGCCATAAAGGTGGAGTCCGAACGCGGGGTTGAGTGCGCTCAGTAGGCGGAATCTCGGCATTATCGCCAGTTGGACGACTTGGTCTCCGCATCCTCTTCTGACGCTTTTTCGGGGCGATGGTGAATGGACCACGCCGTCGTCCGGTTCACGGAACGCCCATTACCGCGGGGCCGCAGAGCCGCAGAGCCGAGAGCCTGGTGTCCTCAAGTTGGACGCAGGAGGAGGCCGCGCACCGCTGATGACGGCGCGTCACCACCACGGAGTGGAGGGTGAGGACGCCAACGCCACCTTCACGACCCTGGCCCGCCTCTGCGAGGGCTTCGACGTGGATGTGACCCAGCTCTTCCAGCCCCCGAGGTGATTCACGGGCCGCCATCCATGGTGGCCCGGAGAAGGCGCCCAATGCCCTCGAGCAGCCGGTAGAACATGTACTCCGGTACCGGCCCGAACGCCTTGAAGCTGGAGGCCACTCGCTCCACCTGCTTGCGTGGCCCGTGCACCAGCAGCGCGAGGAAGCCGTAGGCGAGGTGGGTGAGCTGCACCATCCGCTTCAGCCCCGTCCACGTGAGGGCGCGCACGTCCTCCAAGTCGAAGCCCTGCTTCGTGAAGCGGTTGGCCTCCTCAATTCCCCACCGCTCCAGATAGATGTCCACCACCCGGCCGGCGTCCGCCTTCGTCTGCACGTCCTCGGTGGTGAGAATGACGAGCGGCTTCATCCCCAGGCCGCGGGCGACGACGAGGGAGTAGCGCGTCTCGCCCTGCTTCTTCTCCGCGGGGCGACCTCCTGGCGTGTACTCGGGCAGGTGCACGTCGCGGACGAAGCCGAGCTGGAGTTCCTTCTGCCTCCAGCCCATGCCCTCGCGGCGACGGAACTTGATGCGGTGGGCGTGGGGCTGGGGCAGTAGCTCCACCAGCTCGCTCACCTTCATCTTCCCCTCGGGGGAGTGGAGGAAGCGGTCATTGCTGAGCTTGAGTCGTACCGCGTAGCGGATGCCGAGCTCGTCGAGGCGCTTGAAGAAGATGTGCCCGTCGAAGCCCGAGTCGAAGACCCAGAAGGCGTCTTTCGGTACATGCGGGCGCACGGTGGTGACTGCGTCGATGGTGGTGGCGTTCTGACTCTTGAAGCCCGGTGCGGCCTGCGAGAAGAGCCGGGACAGAAGCGGCAACCGCCTCCCGCGCACGCCCACGGCCTCCACGGAGACAACCTGGTACCCGTTGACGATCTCGTCTCTGGAGCCGTCATGGACCTTGTAGAGGTGCGGCATTTTTCGGGCGCGCGGCTTGGCGATGTCGGTGAGATCCACCGCGATGACGGGGCGCGGGTAGCGCTCGTCCCGGAGGATGGGCGCGACGAGCTGCAGGTAGTCCTGCTCCACCGCCACGTCGTCGTAGCGCTCGTTGGCCAAGTTGCGCGAGAGGCGCTTCTCCGTGTGGATGAGGCGGCTCGGCTCATTGAGGGCCCGGCCGATTTGAGAGA
Above is a window of Cystobacter fuscus DNA encoding:
- a CDS encoding ImmA/IrrE family metallo-endopeptidase; this translates as MRSDLTAKTISLRKPQWRVMREKRASASQLLQAFGIHQPPVPIEDIVEWLGVHLNYVQNAGWSGAVKITPPNRADIWVANDESYVRRRFTLAHEIGHLMLHNAEEETYRDVSFAGSRKEVEANNYAASLLMPFRMLEAYVDEYGPRVSVLASAFEVSEAAMRIRLENMAGY
- a CDS encoding transposase codes for the protein MPREKSIPERFDAYVEKVGGRLYRPCRRFLREALFGLVEKRSVLLSQIGRALNEPSRLIHTEKRLSRNLANERYDDVAVEQDYLQLVAPILRDERYPRPVIAVDLTDIAKPRARKMPHLYKVHDGSRDEIVNGYQVVSVEAVGVRGRRLPLLSRLFSQAAPGFKSQNATTIDAVTTVRPHVPKDAFWVFDSGFDGHIFFKRLDELGIRYAVRLKLSNDRFLHSPEGKMKVSELVELLPQPHAHRIKFRRREGMGWRQKELQLGFVRDVHLPEYTPGGRPAEKKQGETRYSLVVARGLGMKPLVILTTEDVQTKADAGRVVDIYLERWGIEEANRFTKQGFDLEDVRALTWTGLKRMVQLTHLAYGFLALLVHGPRKQVERVASSFKAFGPVPEYMFYRLLEGIGRLLRATMDGGP